A stretch of the Panicum virgatum strain AP13 chromosome 9N, P.virgatum_v5, whole genome shotgun sequence genome encodes the following:
- the LOC120689785 gene encoding galactose mutarotase-like produces MQQRTREETGDHQIDPADSGSHHPTPRSPWLREIVLYKYEAASQFDSHSESIQLQTSLCSASWIGSGWIARSRMAGGKGALLLRIAIVLLAVGNGGAEARKQGKESLGFYELRRGEFSMVVTNWGATILAVRIPDKNGHIGDVVLGYKDIGSYVNDTTYFGALVGRVANRIAGGRFTIRDRPYHTFRNDGNNTLHGGHRGFGQVFWSVRERVTGEFPHITLSYRSYDGEQGFPGALDVLVTYKIDGDYSYSVTMYARPLDKATPVNLAQHTYWNLRGHGNGTVLGHAVQIFASAVTPVGGDLIPTGAVAPVAGTPFDFRAPAAPGARIAEVAGGYDINFVLDGAADGQGVRKVAVVSEPESGRVMELWADQPGLQFYTGNFLKGDQGKGGAVYAKHGGMCLETQDYPDAVHEPGFPREVYRPGQLYKHYMLYKFSLQK; encoded by the exons ATGCAGCAACGAACGAGGGAAGAAACGGGAGATCACCAGATAGATCCTGCTGACTCGGGCAGTCATCATCCCACTCCTCGATCACCGTGGCTCCGAGAGATCGTCCTCTATAAATACGAAGCCGCATCTCAATTCGATTCTCACAGCGAGAGCATCCAGCTGCAGACGAGCCTGTGTAGTGCGAGTTGGATAGGAAGCGGTTGGATCGCTCGATCGAGAATGGCGGGAGGCAAGGGCGCCCTGCTGCTGCGCATCGCCATCGTCTTGCTGGCGGTCGGGaatggcggcgcggaggcgaggaAGCAGGGGAAGGAGTCCCTGGGGTTCTACGAGCTGCGGCGGGGCGAGTTCTCCATGGTCGTCACCAACTGGGGCGCCACCATCCTCGCCGTCAGGATCCCCGACAAGAACG GGCACATCGGCGACGTCGTTCTTGGCTACAAGGACATCGGATCTTACGTG aacgaCACGACCTACTTTGGCGCGCTGGTGGGCCGCGTGGCGAACCGCATCGCCGGCGGGCGATTCACCATCCGGGACCGCCCCTACCACACGTTCCGGAACGACGGCAACAACACGCTCCACGGCGGCCACCGTGGGTTCGGCCAGGTGTTCTGGTCCGTCCGCGAGCGCGTCACCGGCGAGTTCCCGCACATCACCTTGTCGTACCGCAGCTACGACGGCGAGCAGGGGTTCCCGGGCGCCCTGGACGTGCTCGTCACCTACAAGATCGACGGCGACTACTCCTACAGCGTCACCATGTACGCCCGGCCGCTCGACAAGGCCACCCCCGTGAACCTGGCGCAGCACACGTACTGGAACCTCCGCGGCCACGGCAACGGCACCGTCCTCGGCCACGCCGTCCAGATCTTCGCGTCCGCGGTGACGCCCGTCGGCGGCGACCTCATCCCGACGGGCGCCGTCGCGCCCGTCGCCGGGACGCCCTTCGACTTCCGGGCCCCCGCGGCGCCCGGCGCGCGCATCGCCGAGGTGGCGGGCGGCTACGACATCAACTTCGTgctcgacggcgcggcggacggGCAGGGGGTGCGCAAGGTGGCGGTGGTCAGCGAGCCGGAGTCCGGCCGCGTGATGGAGCTGTGGGCGGACCAGCCCGGGCTGCAGTTCTACACCGGCAACTTCCTCAAGGGCGACCAGGGCAAGGGCGGCGCCGTCTACGCCAAGCACGGCGGGATGTGCCTCGAGACGCAGGACTACCCGGACGCCGTGCACGAGCCGGGCTTCCCCCGCGAGGTGTACCGCCCGGGCCAGCTCTACAAGCACTACATGCTCTACAAGTTCTCGCTCCAAAAATAG